Genomic DNA from Sphingomonas hankookensis:
CGACGACTATCTGGTCGCCGCCCGGCAGGCATGCGACCTGCCGGTCCTGCGCAAGGACTTCAACGTCGACCCCTGGCAGGTCGCCGAGGCCCGTTCGCTGGGTGCCGACGCGATCCTGATCATCGTCGCTGCGCTCTCCAACGCCCAGATGGCGGAGATCGAGGCGGCAGCGATCGAACGCGGTATGGACGTGCTGGTCGAGGTCCACGACCGCGCCGAACTCGACCGCGCGCTGAACCTGAAGTCGCGACTGATTGGCGTAAACAACCGCAATCTGAAGGACTTCACGGTCAGTTTTGAGCGAACCTATGAACTGGTCGGCCACGCGCCCGCCGGCTGCACCTTCGTCGCCGAAAGCGGCCTCACGTCGCGTGCCGATCTCGACGCGATGGCGCAGCACGGCGTCCGCTGCTTCCTGATCGGTGAGGCGCTGATGCGGCACGCCGATGTCGAGGCTGCGACGCGGGCGATGATCGCTTGAGCCTCACCCATCTCGACGCCGATGGCAGCGCCCGCATGGTCGATGTCGGTGACAAGACCCCGACCCGCCGCGTCGCCGTCGCCACCGGCCGCATTGCCATGTCGCCGGACGCCCTCTCCGCGATCCGCGACGGGCTGGTAAAGAAGGGCGACGTCCTCGCCGTCGCCCGCGTCGCCGGCATCATGGCCGCCAAGCGCACCAGCGACCTGATCCCGCTGTGCCACCCCCTGCCACTGACCAAGGCCTCGGTCGACTTCGCGTTCGAGGAAGACGCGATCCGCGTCACCGCCACCGCCGCCACCGACGGCAAGACCGGCGTGGAAATGGAAGCATTGACAGCTACTTCTACCGCACTCCTCACCATCTATGACATGGCCAAGGCGATCGACAAGGCGATGGTGATCGACGGCGTGTGCCTGTTGGAAAAGCAGGGCGGCAAGTCGGGAGACTGGGTAAGAGGCTGAGCACCCCCATTATCGTCATCCCCGCGAAGGCGGGGATCCATAGACGCAACGCCGCTGATAATCCTCACTGCCAGCGCCTATGGATTCCCGCCTTCGCGCGAATGACGACGAGAAAATCGATCGACCGCGGCTCACATTCTATCGACCATCGAGCAGACCACGGCGAACGCACAACCAACCCCACCCCCAACGTCACCCCGGGCTTGACCCGGGGTCCCGCTTCTTACTTCTATCGAGAGAGAAAGCGGAACCCCGGATCAAGTCCGAGGTGACGAAGAGTGACTGCCACCCGCCCTGTAAGCCATAAGGCCAAGCGCATGACCCTCCTCCCCGTCGCCGAAGCCCAGACCCGCGTCCTCGCGCTCGCCCGCCCAGCCGCCCCGGAAACCCTCCCCTCGCCAAAGCCCTCGGCCGCTACGCCGCCACCGACGTCGTCGCCCTGCGCACCCAACCCGCCCGGCCCTTGTCCGCCATGGACGGCTACGCGATCCGCTTCGACGACCTCCCCGGTCCGTGGGACGTCATTGGCGAAAGCGCCGCCGGCGCCTCCTTCCCCGGCACCGTCGCCCCGGGACAGGCCGCCCGCATCTTCACCGGCGCCGCGATGCCCACCGGCACCGACTGCGTGCTGGTGCAGGAAGAGGCGACCCGCGACGGCACCCGTCTCCACCTCGCCGGCGAAGGCCCGGTCCGTGGCGGCAATGTCCGCCGCGCCGGCCTCGATTTCCGCGAGGGCGACCTGCTGATCGCGGCAGGCGAGCGCATCACCCCCGCCCGCGCCGCACTGGCCGCCATCGCCGGGCACGGCACCCTGTCGGTCGGCCGCCGTGCCCGCATCGCCATCGCCGCCACCGGCGACGAACTGGTCCCCGCCGGCCAGCCCTTGCGCGAGGACCAGCTGCCCGAATCCAACGGCCTGATGCTCGCCGGGCTGCTCGCCGACCTGCCGGTCGATCGCATCGACCTCGGCATATTGCCCGACCGGATGGACGCGCTGGTCGATGCGTTTCGCGCGGTAGATTGCGACCTGCTCGTCACCACCGGCGGCGCCTCGGTCGGCGACCATGACCTCGTCCGCCCGGCCCTTGCCGCAGCCGGCGGCGAGCTCGACTTCTGGCGGATCGCGCTGCGTCCCGGCAAGCCGATGCTCGCCGGTCGCCTGCGCGACGCCGCCGTGCTCGGCCTGCCCGGCAACCCGGTATCGTCGTTCATCACCGCGCTGCTGTTCGTCCGCCCGCTCGCCGCGCGCATCGCCGGTGCCGCCGATCCGATGCCGCGCGCCATCCGCGCCACGCTCGCCCACCCGCTCCCCGCCAACGGCCCGCGCCAGGACTATCTGCGCGCCACGCTGATCGACGGACAGGTGTCGACCGCCGCCATTCAGGACAGCTCGATGCTGCGCACGCTTGCCCGTTCCGACTGCCTGATCGTGCGGGCACCCCATGCCCCGGCGGCCGATGCCGGCGACTCGGCGGAAATCCTGCAACTCGCTTGACGCCACATAAATCGTTTCCTATTGGTTCCACGTCTGTTCCGACGGAGGACGTTATGCTGACGCGTAAGCAGCACGAGTTGATCTGCTTCATCGACGACCGGTTGAAGGCGACCGGGGTTTCCCCCTCGTTCGAGGAGATGAAGGAGGCGCTCGACCTCAAGTCGAAGTCCGGCGTCCACCGCCTCATTTCGGCGCTCGAGGAACGCGAATTCATTCGCCGCCTGCCCAACCGCGCCCGCGCGCTGGAGGTGCTGCGGATGCCCGACCGCCCCGTCGCGAAGAAGCCGGCGGCCAAGCCCATGGCAACGCCCCGCCCGACCCCGCAGCCGGCGAACGACGTCATCGAACTGCCGCTGCACGGCCGCATCGCCGCCGGTGTCCCGATCGAGGCGATAGAGGGACAGGCGACCCTGCCCGTTCCCGCCGCCCTGCTCGGCGCGGGCGATCATTATGCGCTCGAAGTCGCCGGGGACTCGATGGTCGAGGCCGGTATTCTCGATGGCGACTATGCGCTCGTCCGCCGCACCGAAACCGCCCGTGATGGGGAGATCGTGGTGGCGCTGATCGAAGACAGCGAAGCGACTCTCAAATATTTTCGCCGCGAAGGCGCGATGATCCGGCTCGATCCCGCCAACCGCAGCTACGACCCGCAGCGCTACCGCCCCGAACAGGTGCGCGTACAGGGCAAGCTCGCCGGCCTGCTGCGCCGCTATTGATTCGCAATGTCGTTGGTAAAGGCGTCCCGACGACAAACGCGGCGAGTGTGAACTTAGTGAACTTATTTCGAATAGCCGTTTAAACGCTGACACTTAGCCGAAAATGGCAAGCCAGACCTCTCGCTTCGTTGGGCAGACATCGGTGAACTGACCGGCACCCCGGCCTTGAGCCGGGGTCCCGCTTCTTCTTCTGCGACCGGAGCGGACGACCTATCGCCCATTCCCCGGCGCATAGGGCGTCCGAACCGCCTTATACCACGCCAACGGATGCGTCGGCGGCACGACCCCCGCCGGCAAGGCCCGCCCCGACACCTCGGCAAAGTAAGCGATACAGGCATCCCGCCACCACTGCGCCTCGGCGCGCTGGATCGTCAGGAACTGGCTGACCTCGTCATGTCGCTGCTCGTCCACCCGACCCCGCAGCGCCGCCCACTGTCCCTGCATCGCCGCAACCTCGGCCACGCCGCGATCGTACCGCGCGACCAGTTCCTCCCACAGCGTACGCCCTGACGCCATCCGCCGCTCCCACGGAACATGGTGGAACCACAGCAGCAGGTCTTCGGGCACCGTCGCCGGATCGCCCCAGCGCTTCGCCAGCGCCGGCGCATATTGCCCCACCGCATCGCTGCCGCTCCGGGTCCGGTCGAACCCGATGCCCGCCCGGTCGGCCTTGTGATAATAGACCGGGTTCCAGTCCGGCCGCGCCAGATCATCGACCCATGGCCCCGGCCCATAATGATGCCCCGTCGCGAACAGGTGATGCAGCCCCAGCGGCATCATATAGTCGACCACCGCCTGCCGTGACTGCAGCATCATCGCCGCCACCGGATCGGCCACCGCCGGCCCCCAGGTCATCGCCGCCCAGTCCCGCGCGATATCGCTTGCCCGGTCGTCGGGGTTCCACGCCATCCGCCCGAACGCATACCAGTTGGCCTGGTCGAACTGCGACCCCGACCAGTTGCGGTCGGTCCCGACATTGGCCACCCCCGCCATGCCGCTCAGCCGGGACTGGGCAAGCACCTTCGCCACGGTCATGCCCCGGCGCGGCCGATAGGTGTCGCTCCGCAACACCTCCTCCCACATCGGTCCCAGATAGGCGAGGTGGGTGGCGAACCCCAAATATTCCTTGGTAATCTGCACTTCCATCATCAGCGGCGTGCGCGGCATCGCTCCGAACAGCGGATGGAACGGCTCGCGCGGCTGGAAATCGATCGGCCCGTTCTTCACCTGCACGATCACATTGTCGGCGAACTTCCCGTCGAGCGGCTGGAACTCGCTATACGCCTGCTTTGCGCGGTCCTCGGGCTTGTCATGGGCATAGACGAACGCCCGCCACATCACGACGCCGCCATGGGGTTTCAGCGCGGCGGCGAGCATGTTCGCCCCCTCCGCATGGCTCCGCCCATAATCGCCCGGCCCCGGCTGCCCCTCCGAATTGGCCTTGACCAGAAACCCGCCAAAGTCGGGAATGCGGGCATAAATCTCGTCCGCCTTGGCCCGCCACCACGCAGCAACCGCCGGGTCGAGCGGGTCCGCCGTCTTCAACCCGCCAATCTCGATCGGGGCGGAGAATTTGGCCGACAGATAGACCCGTATCCCCCAGGGCCGAAAGATCGTCGCCAGCCGCTCGACCTTTGTCAGGAACGCCGGCGTCAACATATCCGGACTGGCATTGACGTTGTTAAGCACCGCGCCGTTGATCCCCACCGACGCATTGGCCCGGGCATAGTCGGTATAGCGCGGATCGCTGAACCCCGGCAGCTTCTGCCAGTCCCACAGCGACTGCCCCGCATAGCCCCGCTCGACATAGCGGTCCGGATTGTCCCAATGGTTCAGCACCCTGAGCGCCAGCCGCGGCCGCTCGACGATCGCCAGGCGGTCGAGCGACTGCCCGGCCTGCGCGATCCGCAACAGCCGGAATGCGCCATAGAGCACCCCCACCGGCCGGTCCGCCGCGATCACTGTCACCGGTCGACCCTCGACCGTCACCGACCGCACCAGATAGCCCTCCGGCCCCAACCCGGCCAACGGCAGCCGCAACGCAGCGATCCGCGCCGACCGCGCGGTACCGATGACGATCGCCCCCTCGCCCAGATCGCCGCCCGCGATCCGCCTGCCCGTCAGCCCCGACAGCCCGCGCTCCAGCTCAGCTGCTGCCAGTCGGATCGTCTCGTCATCTTCATCGCGAACGACCGTCGTCGCCTTGCTCGCAACCGCATCGGCCTGAGCCGCAGGCAATGGCCGATAGCGCAGCCACAGGTCATAGCCGTCCTCAGCACGTGCCGGAGTCGCGCAGGCGACCCACAGCGCCATCATCCAGCCGAGCGATTTCAACATCGTGCATCCTCTGATCCCGTCTGATCGACGGCGTTGACACCGACATATCATCGCGATCATGGTAACGCTACCACGTCAGAGAACGAGGATATGGAGAGCGCATGACCCTGATCGACCGCCGCAGCATCCTCGCCGGAGGCGCAGCGATGCTTGCCGCGCAGGCGTTACCCGCCGCCTCGGCGCCGCTGACCCTGAAGGACGCTGCCGCCCGCCATGGACGTCGCTTCGGGTCCGCCTTCGCCTGGGCGCCGCCGGGGCGCGACGCAGCGTCATTCAACAACCCGGCCTACGCCGCGCTCCTGCAACGCGACTGCGCAGTGCTGGTCGCCGAAAACCAGATGAAATGGCAGGCGCTGCGCCCCAGCGCCGACCGGTTCGATTTCGCGCAGTTCGACGCGATGGTCGACTGGGCGATGCGCAACGGTTTCATGATGCGCGGCCACACGCTCTACTGGGCCTATTCCAAATGGTTTCCCGCATGGCTCAACACCCAGGACTTCGGCCAACGCCCGGCCTCGGCAGCGGCCGGCATTCTCGACCACCACATCGATACGATCGCCAAGCGGTACGGCCGAAAGATCTACAGCTACGACGTGGTGAACGAAGCGGTCGATCCCGACACCGGCGCCTTACGCGAAACGTCGTTGTCGCGCGCGATGGGCGGGACCGCCAACGTGCTCGACCACGCCTTCCGCACCGCCCGCGCCGCCGCGCCGCATGCCGAGCTGGTCTATAACGACTATATGAGCTGGGAAGACGGCAACGAGAAGCATCGCGTTGGCGTGCTCTCGCTGCTCGAGGAGTTCCGTCGTCGCGGCACGCCGGTCGATGCGCTCGGGGTGCAGTCGCATATCGGCCTGTTCCAGCCGACCACCGACGCCGGTGTGCTCGCCCATCGGCTCGAACCCGAATGGCGGCGGTTCCTCGACCGGGTTGTGGCGATGGGGTACCGACTGGTCATCACCGAATTCGACGTACGCGACCGCGGGTTACCGGCGGCGATTGCCCCGCGCGACCGTGGCGTCGCCGACTTCGCCCGCGCGTACCTCGACATCATGCTGTCCTACCCGCAACTGGGCGACGTCCTCGCCTGGGGCCTGAGCGACCGGTACAGCTGGCTGCGTGGCTTCGAACCCCGCCCCGACGGGGCCGTCGCGCGCGGCTGTCCCTATGACATAGACCTCAAACCCAAGCCGCTGCGCGACGCGATGATCGCCGCGCTAGCGAACGGCACCACGCACCGCCGGTGACGCGGCGGCGGTGTTACCGCCGCCGCCCATCAATAATCCCGGCTGTAGCGCAGCGAAGCGTTCGACCCGCCGAACGATCCGGTCTGCGACAACAGGCTGAGCGTCCGCGACAGCGCGATCTGGATCTGCGTGGCGGTGAAGCCCCGCGCATCGGTGATGATCTCGATATAGATATCATCGGTCAGATACTTGCCCGCCGCCAGCGACGTGCCGCGCCCGCTCGCCTCGTCCCCGCCCAGCACGCGCAGCCGGTCGAACCCGGTCGCGGAACGCAACTTGCCGAGCGGGTTCAGCCCACCGCCGCCCGACCCGCGCAGCGAGTTCAGCGCGGCGGCCAGCTGGATCGCCTCGGTCGCAGACAGGTTCGTCACCGAACTGCCGAACAACAGCCGCGACAACACTTCGTCCTGCGCCAGCGACGGGGTCGAGTTGAACGCGATCTGCGGTGCCTGCGCGGTGCCGGACACGTTGATCGACGCGGTGATGCCTTCGGCCGTGGTCGACGCGACGATATCGATCACCGGGTTGGTATAGTCCTCGCCCTCGAACCGGATCACCCCGCGCTCGACCTCGAACCGTTTGCCGGCAAACGAGTAGGTGCCGCGCACCAGCTGCAACTGTCCGTTGATCGTCGGCGCAGCGGAGGTTCCCGCGATGCGCAGGTTCGCCTGCCATTCCGACTCCAGCCCCATGCCCGACACGAACAACCGGTTATCGGCTCGCACCCGCAGCGCGAGGCGGAACAACCCGGCCGACGCCGCCGCCTGCCGCTGCGGTGTCGCATTCGACCGGTTCGCATCGCTCTTGCGCCGGACGCCGGTCAGCTCCGGCACCTCGGCCGCGCCTTGCCGGATGATCTGGTAGCGCGCTTCGGGAATGACGAGGTCGCCGGAGATCAGGCCCCCATCGCGCCCGTTCTGGATGCGGATGTCGCCGGTCGCCGATGCCCCCAGCGCATCGCTGCGCGCCAACTGGGCATCACGCAGCTGGGCGCGGATGTCGATCGGGAAGCCGCTGTCCGCCGCCAAGCCCACTGTTCCCTGCGCCGCAACCGTGCCCTCACCGGCGCGCGCCCGCAGCTGGGTCAGCTCGAACCGGTCGTTGGTGAAGCGGCCATTGATGCCGAGATTGGTCAGCCGGGTGCCCAGCGTCTCATTCTCATAGGTCAGGTTGTTGGCGCGGACGATGCCGGTCAGCTGCGGCGACTGCACCCGCCCACCGAAATCGGCGGCCAGGCCGATCGGCCCGGACAACTGCTGATCGGCCAGCCCGGCAAAGGAGAACAGCACGCCCGCCGGGCCGTTGTACCGGATTCCGCCCGACAGCGGTGCCGCCAGCATCCGTGTGACCCACGACCCGCTACCCGGCGGCAACGGCCGGAGGTTCGCAACCATCCGCCCGACCGTGGTCGTGCCGCGGCGGATCAGCGCCCGTCCGCTGCCACCCTCAGGCCGCAGGTCGCCGGCAAAGACGATGTCGACCGGTTCGGAGACAGAGGCAAGGCTGGTCCGCTGGAAATTGCGGATGGTCAGGCGTGCATCGGCCCGCGGAAAGCTCTGGTCCGCCGCCTGCGCGAAGTCGAGGCTCCCGGTCGCGGTGCCACCGATACCGGTGCCCGGCACGAAGGCATTGACGATGCTCAGGTCCAACCGGTCGAGCCGGGTCTGGATCGACATGCCATTGCCATAGACGCCCGCCGCGCGGATCGAGCCTTGCGCGAAGTCGATCCGCGTCGGGTACAGGCGATAGCCGCCCGGGGCCGACACGATCCGCGCCGGGTTGACCGTCTTGAACGGGATCGAATTGGCGACACCC
This window encodes:
- the trpC gene encoding indole-3-glycerol phosphate synthase TrpC, yielding MTMLDTILATKRAEVADRSARASIAALDARATEQTAPRGFRAALDAKPGHALIAEIKKASPSKGLIRPDFDPPAHARAYQAGGAACLSVLTDVEYFQGADDYLVAARQACDLPVLRKDFNVDPWQVAEARSLGADAILIIVAALSNAQMAEIEAAAIERGMDVLVEVHDRAELDRALNLKSRLIGVNNRNLKDFTVSFERTYELVGHAPAGCTFVAESGLTSRADLDAMAQHGVRCFLIGEALMRHADVEAATRAMIA
- the moaC gene encoding cyclic pyranopterin monophosphate synthase MoaC, which codes for MVDVGDKTPTRRVAVATGRIAMSPDALSAIRDGLVKKGDVLAVARVAGIMAAKRTSDLIPLCHPLPLTKASVDFAFEEDAIRVTATAATDGKTGVEMEALTATSTALLTIYDMAKAIDKAMVIDGVCLLEKQGGKSGDWVRG
- the lexA gene encoding transcriptional repressor LexA, translating into MLTRKQHELICFIDDRLKATGVSPSFEEMKEALDLKSKSGVHRLISALEEREFIRRLPNRARALEVLRMPDRPVAKKPAAKPMATPRPTPQPANDVIELPLHGRIAAGVPIEAIEGQATLPVPAALLGAGDHYALEVAGDSMVEAGILDGDYALVRRTETARDGEIVVALIEDSEATLKYFRREGAMIRLDPANRSYDPQRYRPEQVRVQGKLAGLLRRY
- a CDS encoding alpha-glucuronidase family glycosyl hydrolase yields the protein MLKSLGWMMALWVACATPARAEDGYDLWLRYRPLPAAQADAVASKATTVVRDEDDETIRLAAAELERGLSGLTGRRIAGGDLGEGAIVIGTARSARIAALRLPLAGLGPEGYLVRSVTVEGRPVTVIAADRPVGVLYGAFRLLRIAQAGQSLDRLAIVERPRLALRVLNHWDNPDRYVERGYAGQSLWDWQKLPGFSDPRYTDYARANASVGINGAVLNNVNASPDMLTPAFLTKVERLATIFRPWGIRVYLSAKFSAPIEIGGLKTADPLDPAVAAWWRAKADEIYARIPDFGGFLVKANSEGQPGPGDYGRSHAEGANMLAAALKPHGGVVMWRAFVYAHDKPEDRAKQAYSEFQPLDGKFADNVIVQVKNGPIDFQPREPFHPLFGAMPRTPLMMEVQITKEYLGFATHLAYLGPMWEEVLRSDTYRPRRGMTVAKVLAQSRLSGMAGVANVGTDRNWSGSQFDQANWYAFGRMAWNPDDRASDIARDWAAMTWGPAVADPVAAMMLQSRQAVVDYMMPLGLHHLFATGHHYGPGPWVDDLARPDWNPVYYHKADRAGIGFDRTRSGSDAVGQYAPALAKRWGDPATVPEDLLLWFHHVPWERRMASGRTLWEELVARYDRGVAEVAAMQGQWAALRGRVDEQRHDEVSQFLTIQRAEAQWWRDACIAYFAEVSGRALPAGVVPPTHPLAWYKAVRTPYAPGNGR
- a CDS encoding endo-1,4-beta-xylanase, translating into MTLIDRRSILAGGAAMLAAQALPAASAPLTLKDAAARHGRRFGSAFAWAPPGRDAASFNNPAYAALLQRDCAVLVAENQMKWQALRPSADRFDFAQFDAMVDWAMRNGFMMRGHTLYWAYSKWFPAWLNTQDFGQRPASAAAGILDHHIDTIAKRYGRKIYSYDVVNEAVDPDTGALRETSLSRAMGGTANVLDHAFRTARAAAPHAELVYNDYMSWEDGNEKHRVGVLSLLEEFRRRGTPVDALGVQSHIGLFQPTTDAGVLAHRLEPEWRRFLDRVVAMGYRLVITEFDVRDRGLPAAIAPRDRGVADFARAYLDIMLSYPQLGDVLAWGLSDRYSWLRGFEPRPDGAVARGCPYDIDLKPKPLRDAMIAALANGTTHRR